The following coding sequences are from one Streptomyces sp. NBC_01485 window:
- a CDS encoding integration host factor gives MALPPLTPEQRSAALEKAAAARRERAEVKNRLKHSGASLHEVIKQGQENDVIGKMKVSALLESLPGVGKVRAKQLMERLGISESRRVRGLGSNQIASLEREFGSTGS, from the coding sequence GTGGCTCTTCCGCCCCTTACCCCCGAACAGCGCTCAGCCGCGCTCGAAAAGGCCGCCGCGGCTCGCCGGGAGCGGGCCGAGGTCAAGAATCGACTCAAGCACTCCGGCGCCTCCCTTCACGAGGTCATCAAGCAGGGTCAGGAAAACGACGTCATCGGCAAGATGAAGGTCTCCGCCCTCCTGGAGTCGCTTCCGGGCGTGGGCAAGGTCCGCGCCAAGCAGCTCATGGAGCGACTCGGCATCTCCGAGAGCCGCCGCGTGCGCGGCCTCGGTTCCAACCAGATCGCTTCCCTGGAGCGGGAGTTCGGCAGCACCGGCTCCTGA
- a CDS encoding quinone-dependent dihydroorotate dehydrogenase: MYKIFFNLVFKRMDPEQAHHLAFRWIRLAARVPVLRTFVAAALAPRYAELRTEALGLRMHGPFGLAAGFDKNAVAIDGMSMLGFDHVEIGTVTGEPQPGNPQKRLFRLVKDRALINRMGFNNEGSLAVAARLASREPVFRPVVGVNIGKTKVVPEEEAVGDYVKSTERLAPYADYLVVNVSSPNTPGLRNLQATEALRPLLTAVREAADRTVTSRRVPLLVKIAPDLADDDVDAVADLAVELGLDGIIATNTTIAREGLGLKSEPSVVKETGGLSGAPVKARSLEVLRRLYARVGDRVTLVGVGGVENAEDAWQRILAGATLVQGYSAFVYEGPFWGRAIHKGLAARLRTSPYATLADAVGADVRRTA; the protein is encoded by the coding sequence ATGTACAAGATCTTCTTCAACCTCGTCTTCAAACGGATGGACCCGGAGCAGGCCCACCACCTGGCCTTCCGCTGGATCCGCCTGGCCGCCCGCGTCCCCGTGCTGCGCACGTTCGTCGCCGCCGCCCTCGCGCCCCGCTACGCGGAACTGCGCACCGAGGCCCTCGGGCTGCGCATGCACGGCCCGTTCGGGCTGGCCGCGGGCTTCGACAAGAACGCCGTCGCGATCGACGGCATGTCGATGCTGGGCTTCGACCACGTCGAGATCGGCACGGTCACCGGGGAGCCGCAGCCCGGCAACCCCCAGAAGCGGCTGTTCCGGCTCGTGAAGGACCGGGCGCTCATCAACCGCATGGGGTTCAACAACGAGGGCTCGCTCGCCGTGGCGGCCCGGCTCGCGTCCCGTGAGCCGGTCTTCCGGCCCGTGGTGGGCGTCAACATCGGCAAGACCAAGGTCGTACCGGAGGAGGAGGCCGTCGGCGACTACGTGAAGTCGACCGAGCGGCTCGCGCCGTACGCCGACTACCTGGTCGTGAACGTGTCCTCGCCGAACACGCCGGGGCTGCGCAACCTGCAGGCCACCGAGGCGCTGCGCCCGCTGCTGACCGCCGTCCGGGAGGCCGCCGACCGTACGGTGACCTCGCGCCGCGTCCCGCTGCTGGTGAAGATCGCCCCGGACCTGGCCGACGACGACGTCGACGCGGTCGCCGACCTGGCCGTCGAACTCGGCCTGGACGGGATCATCGCCACGAACACCACCATCGCGCGTGAGGGACTCGGTCTGAAATCCGAACCCTCTGTCGTGAAGGAGACCGGCGGCCTGTCCGGGGCGCCCGTCAAGGCCCGCTCCCTGGAGGTGCTGCGCCGGCTCTACGCGCGCGTGGGCGACCGTGTCACCCTCGTGGGCGTCGGCGGCGTCGAGAACGCCGAGGACGCCTGGCAGCGCATCCTGGCCGGAGCCACGCTGGTACAGGGCTACAGCGCCTTCGTCTACGAAGGGCCCTTCTGGGGCCGCGCGATCCACAAGGGCCTTGCCGCCCGCCTGCGGACGAGCCCCTACGCCACCCTCGCCGACGCGGTCGGCGCCGACGTGAGGAGGACGGCATGA
- the coaBC gene encoding bifunctional phosphopantothenoylcysteine decarboxylase/phosphopantothenate--cysteine ligase CoaBC, with protein MDKPRVVLGVSGGIAAYKACELLRRLTESGHDVRVVPTAAALHFVGAATWSALSGHPVSTEVWDGVHEVPHVRIGQHADLVVVAPATADMLAKAAHGLADDLLTNTLLTARCPVVFAPAMHTEMWEHPATRENVATLRRRGALVIEPAVGRLTGVDTGKGRLPDPAEIFEVCRRVLARGVREPDLVGRHVVVSAGGTREPLDPVRFLGNRSSGKQGYALARTAAARGARVTLIAANTGLPDPAGVDVVQVGTAVQLREAVLKAAPDADAVVMAAAVADFRPQTYMTGKIKKKDGREPDPIVLVRNPDILAELSADRARPNQVVVGFAAETDDVLANGRTKLRRKGCDLLVVNEVGERRTFGSEENEAVVLGADGSETPVAHGPKEALAEIVWDLVTRRLA; from the coding sequence GTGGACAAGCCGAGGGTCGTACTGGGTGTCAGTGGGGGCATCGCCGCCTACAAGGCCTGCGAACTGCTGCGCAGACTGACGGAGTCGGGGCATGACGTCCGCGTAGTCCCCACCGCCGCCGCGCTGCACTTCGTCGGCGCCGCCACCTGGTCCGCCCTCTCCGGCCACCCCGTCTCCACGGAGGTCTGGGACGGCGTCCACGAGGTCCCGCACGTCCGCATCGGCCAGCACGCCGACCTGGTGGTCGTCGCCCCGGCCACGGCGGACATGCTCGCCAAGGCCGCCCACGGCCTCGCCGACGACCTCCTCACCAACACCCTCCTCACCGCCCGCTGTCCGGTCGTCTTCGCCCCCGCGATGCACACGGAGATGTGGGAGCACCCGGCCACCCGGGAGAACGTGGCGACGCTGCGCCGCCGGGGCGCCCTCGTGATCGAACCGGCCGTCGGCCGCCTCACCGGCGTCGACACCGGCAAGGGGCGACTGCCCGACCCGGCCGAGATCTTCGAGGTCTGCCGCCGCGTCCTGGCCAGGGGGGTGCGCGAACCCGACCTCGTCGGCCGGCACGTCGTGGTCAGCGCCGGCGGCACCCGCGAGCCCCTCGACCCCGTCCGCTTCCTCGGCAACCGCTCCTCCGGCAAACAGGGCTACGCGCTCGCCCGCACCGCCGCCGCCCGCGGCGCCCGCGTCACGCTGATCGCCGCGAACACCGGCCTGCCCGACCCCGCCGGGGTCGACGTCGTCCAGGTCGGCACGGCCGTACAACTGCGCGAGGCGGTCCTGAAGGCGGCCCCGGACGCCGACGCGGTCGTCATGGCCGCCGCGGTCGCCGACTTCCGGCCACAGACGTACATGACCGGAAAGATCAAGAAGAAGGACGGCCGGGAACCGGACCCCATCGTCCTCGTACGGAATCCGGACATCCTCGCGGAGCTCTCCGCCGACCGGGCGCGCCCCAACCAGGTGGTTGTCGGCTTCGCCGCCGAGACCGACGACGTCCTCGCCAACGGCCGGACGAAGCTACGGCGCAAGGGGTGCGACCTGCTGGTGGTGAACGAGGTGGGGGAGCGCAGAACGTTCGGCTCCGAGGAGAACGAGGCCGTCGTGCTGGGCGCCGACGGCAGTGAAACCCCTGTGGCACACGGCCCCAAGGAGGCCTTGGCCGAAATCGTGTGGGACCTGGTGACACGGCGACTGGCCTGA
- the rpoZ gene encoding DNA-directed RNA polymerase subunit omega, producing the protein MSSSISAPEGIINPPIDELLEATDSKYSLVIYAAKRARQINAYYSQLGEGLLEYVGPLVDTHVHEKPLSIALREINAGLLTSEAVEGPAQ; encoded by the coding sequence GTGTCCTCTTCCATCTCCGCGCCCGAGGGCATCATCAACCCGCCGATCGACGAGCTCCTCGAGGCCACCGACTCGAAGTACAGCCTCGTGATCTACGCGGCCAAGCGGGCCCGCCAGATCAACGCGTACTACTCGCAGCTCGGCGAGGGCCTCCTCGAGTACGTCGGTCCGCTGGTGGACACCCACGTCCACGAGAAGCCGCTCTCGATCGCCCTCCGCGAGATCAACGCCGGACTGCTGACGTCCGAGGCCGTCGAGGGTCCCGCGCAGTAG
- a CDS encoding primosomal protein N' has protein sequence MSSENGQGGGGAAGEGAPPEQLALIRESVRQAKAPRAKPRTWRGAALAEELPVARVLVDKGVLHLDRYFDYAVPAELDADAQPGVRVRVRFGAGRGRVREGRREGGGLIDGFLVERLAASDYSGPLAALAQVVSPEPVLSQELLGLARAVADRYAGSLADVLQLAVPPRNARAEQRPSPAPLPPPGAPEAGSWGRYERGGGFLESLASGGAPRAVWNALPGPEWSGELARAVAATLASGRGALVVVPDGRAAARVDAALTALLGEGRHALLTADAGPEKRYREWLAVRRGSVRAVVGTRAAMFAPVQDLGLVALWDDGDDSHSEQHAPQPHAREVLLLRAAQDKCGFLMGGWSCTVEGAQLVESGWARPLVAAREQVRRAAPLVRTVGDQDLARDEAARAARLPTLAWQAVREGLRHGPVLVQVPRRGYVPRMACAQCRAAARCRHCSGPLEARDGGTGGAGSVLWCGWCGREEGAWHCPECGSFRLRAQVVGARRTAEELGRAFPAVPVRTSGREQVLDTVPGAPALVVSTPGAEPVAEGGYAAALLLDGWAMLGRPDLRAGEDALRRWIAAAALVRPQGDGGTVVVVAEPTLRPVQALVRWDPVGHAVRELAERAELGFPPVSRMAAVSGPAEAVAAFLGALELPGEAQVLGPVPVEVSAGPAGRPRRAGAPPPGERWERALIRVPPGRGAALAAALKAAQAARMARAGRGGEEVVWVRIDPPDIG, from the coding sequence GTGAGCAGCGAGAACGGGCAGGGGGGCGGTGGTGCGGCCGGGGAGGGCGCGCCGCCGGAGCAGCTCGCGCTGATCCGGGAGAGCGTGCGGCAGGCCAAGGCGCCGCGGGCCAAGCCCCGGACGTGGCGGGGGGCCGCGCTGGCCGAGGAGTTGCCGGTCGCGCGGGTGCTCGTCGACAAGGGCGTGCTGCATCTGGACCGGTACTTCGACTACGCGGTGCCGGCCGAGCTGGACGCGGACGCGCAGCCGGGGGTGCGGGTGCGCGTGCGGTTCGGGGCCGGGCGGGGGCGGGTCCGGGAAGGACGGCGCGAGGGTGGCGGGCTCATCGACGGCTTCCTCGTCGAGCGGCTCGCCGCGTCGGACTACTCCGGGCCGCTCGCGGCGCTCGCCCAGGTGGTGTCGCCCGAGCCGGTGCTGAGCCAGGAGCTGCTGGGTCTCGCGCGGGCTGTCGCCGACCGGTACGCGGGGAGCCTCGCCGATGTGCTGCAGCTCGCCGTGCCGCCGCGCAACGCGCGTGCCGAGCAGCGGCCCTCTCCCGCGCCGCTGCCGCCGCCGGGAGCGCCGGAGGCCGGATCCTGGGGGCGGTACGAGCGCGGGGGCGGGTTCCTCGAGTCGCTGGCGTCCGGGGGCGCGCCGCGGGCGGTGTGGAACGCGCTGCCCGGGCCCGAGTGGAGCGGCGAGCTGGCGCGGGCCGTCGCCGCGACGCTCGCCTCGGGGCGCGGGGCGCTGGTCGTCGTACCGGACGGGCGGGCCGCCGCGCGGGTCGACGCCGCGCTGACGGCGTTGCTGGGGGAGGGGCGGCATGCGCTGCTCACCGCGGACGCCGGCCCCGAGAAGCGGTATCGGGAGTGGCTCGCCGTGCGACGCGGGTCCGTGCGGGCGGTCGTCGGGACGCGTGCCGCGATGTTCGCGCCGGTTCAGGATCTCGGGCTGGTCGCGCTCTGGGACGACGGGGACGACAGCCACAGCGAGCAGCACGCGCCGCAGCCCCATGCGCGGGAGGTGCTGCTGCTGCGGGCCGCGCAGGACAAGTGCGGCTTCCTGATGGGGGGTTGGAGCTGCACCGTGGAGGGCGCCCAACTCGTCGAGAGCGGGTGGGCGCGGCCACTGGTCGCCGCGCGGGAGCAGGTGCGGCGGGCCGCTCCGCTGGTGCGGACCGTGGGCGACCAGGATCTCGCGCGGGACGAGGCCGCCCGCGCCGCCCGGCTGCCCACCCTCGCCTGGCAGGCGGTCCGGGAAGGGCTGCGGCACGGGCCGGTGCTCGTGCAGGTGCCCCGCCGGGGGTACGTGCCGCGGATGGCGTGTGCGCAGTGCCGCGCCGCCGCCCGGTGCCGGCACTGCTCCGGGCCGTTGGAGGCGCGGGACGGGGGAACGGGGGGCGCGGGGAGCGTGCTGTGGTGCGGGTGGTGCGGGCGTGAGGAGGGTGCCTGGCACTGTCCGGAGTGCGGTTCGTTCCGGTTGCGGGCCCAGGTCGTGGGGGCGCGGCGGACCGCCGAGGAGCTGGGGCGGGCGTTTCCTGCGGTTCCGGTGCGGACTTCGGGGCGTGAACAGGTGCTGGACACCGTGCCGGGGGCGCCCGCGCTCGTCGTGTCCACGCCCGGGGCCGAGCCGGTCGCCGAAGGCGGGTACGCGGCCGCGCTGCTGCTGGACGGCTGGGCCATGCTCGGACGGCCCGACCTGCGGGCCGGGGAGGACGCGCTGCGCCGCTGGATCGCGGCCGCCGCCCTCGTACGGCCGCAGGGGGACGGCGGGACCGTCGTCGTCGTCGCCGAGCCGACCCTGCGGCCCGTGCAGGCGCTGGTGCGGTGGGATCCCGTGGGGCACGCGGTGCGGGAGCTCGCCGAGCGGGCCGAGCTGGGGTTTCCGCCCGTGTCGCGGATGGCGGCGGTGTCGGGGCCGGCGGAGGCGGTGGCCGCGTTCCTGGGAGCCCTCGAACTGCCTGGGGAGGCGCAGGTGTTGGGGCCGGTTCCGGTTGAGGTGTCGGCCGGCCCTGCGGGGCGGCCTCGGCGGGCGGGGGCGCCGCCACCCGGGGAGCGGTGGGAGCGGGCGTTGATCCGGGTGCCGCCGGGGCGGGGCGCTGCGCTGGCTGCCGCGTTGAAGGCGGCGCAGGCGGCTCGGATGGCTCGGGCGGGGCGGGGTGGAGAGGAGGTTGTGTGGGTGCGGATCGATCCGCCGGATATCGGGTGA
- the pyrF gene encoding orotidine-5'-phosphate decarboxylase — protein sequence MTLEPFGARLRRAMDERGPLCVGIDPHASLLAEWGLSDDVAGLERFSRTVVEATADRVALLKPQSAFFERFGSRGVAVLEKSVQEARAAGALVVMDAKRGDIGSTMAAYAESFLHKDAPLFSDALTVSPYLGYGSLSPAVALARESGAGLFVLALTSNPEGGEVQHAVRADGRTVGATMLAHLAAENAGEEPLGSFGAVVGATLGDLSTYDLDINGPLLAPGVGAQGATPADLPRVFGPAVRNVVPNVSRGVLRHGPGIVALRDAVDRFAQAVRDAVASV from the coding sequence ATGACCCTGGAGCCCTTCGGCGCGCGGCTGCGGCGCGCCATGGACGAGCGCGGCCCGCTGTGCGTCGGCATCGACCCGCACGCCTCCCTGCTCGCCGAGTGGGGGCTCAGCGACGACGTCGCCGGTCTGGAGCGGTTCAGCCGCACGGTCGTCGAGGCGACGGCCGACCGGGTCGCCCTGCTGAAGCCGCAGAGCGCCTTCTTCGAGCGGTTCGGCTCGCGCGGGGTCGCCGTCCTGGAGAAGTCGGTCCAGGAGGCGCGGGCGGCCGGCGCCCTGGTCGTGATGGACGCCAAGCGCGGCGACATCGGCTCGACCATGGCCGCCTACGCCGAGTCCTTCCTGCACAAGGACGCCCCGCTGTTCTCCGACGCGCTCACGGTCTCGCCGTACCTCGGCTACGGATCCCTGTCGCCGGCGGTGGCGCTGGCCCGTGAGAGCGGCGCCGGGCTGTTCGTGCTGGCGCTGACCTCCAACCCGGAGGGCGGCGAGGTCCAGCACGCGGTGCGGGCCGACGGGCGCACCGTGGGCGCGACGATGCTGGCGCACCTGGCCGCCGAGAACGCGGGGGAGGAGCCGCTGGGCTCCTTCGGCGCGGTCGTCGGCGCCACCCTGGGCGACCTCTCGACGTACGACCTCGACATCAACGGCCCGCTCCTCGCGCCCGGCGTCGGCGCCCAGGGGGCGACCCCGGCCGACCTTCCCCGGGTCTTCGGCCCCGCGGTGCGCAACGTCGTGCCGAACGTCAGTCGGGGTGTGTTGCGTCACGGTCCCGGCATCGTCGCTCTGCGTGACGCAGTTGACCGGTTCGCGCAAGCGGTCCGCGACGCGGTGGCCTCCGTCTGA
- the gmk gene encoding guanylate kinase, with the protein MAATFRGTTPEPPDVRPRLTVLSGPSGVGKSTVVAHMRKEHPEVWLSVSATTRRPRPGERHGVHYFFVTDEEMDKLIANGELLEWAEFAGNRYGTPRAAVLERLESGEPVLLEIDLQGARQVRESMAEARLVFLAPPSWEELVRRLTGRGTEPPEVIERRLDAAKIELAAEPEFDVTLVNTSVEDVARELLALVDVV; encoded by the coding sequence ATGGCTGCAACATTCCGGGGGACGACCCCCGAGCCCCCGGACGTACGTCCGCGGCTGACCGTGCTCTCCGGCCCCTCTGGGGTCGGTAAGAGCACGGTCGTCGCCCATATGCGCAAGGAACACCCCGAGGTCTGGCTCTCGGTGTCGGCGACGACCCGCAGGCCCCGCCCCGGCGAGAGGCACGGAGTCCACTACTTCTTCGTCACCGACGAGGAGATGGACAAGCTGATCGCCAACGGCGAGCTGCTGGAGTGGGCCGAGTTCGCCGGGAACCGTTACGGCACCCCCCGCGCGGCGGTGCTGGAGCGCCTGGAGTCGGGCGAGCCGGTCCTCCTGGAGATCGACCTCCAGGGCGCCCGGCAGGTCCGCGAGTCCATGGCCGAGGCCCGGCTGGTGTTCCTGGCCCCTCCCTCCTGGGAGGAACTGGTGCGCAGACTCACCGGCCGGGGCACCGAGCCGCCCGAGGTCATCGAGCGCCGGCTGGACGCCGCGAAGATCGAACTCGCGGCCGAGCCGGAGTTCGACGTGACCCTGGTCAACACCTCCGTCGAGGACGTGGCGCGTGAGCTGCTAGCCTTGGTCGATGTTGTGTGA
- the metK gene encoding methionine adenosyltransferase, which yields MSRRLFTSESVTEGHPDKIADQISDTILDALLREDPTSRVAVETLITTGLVHVAGEVTTKAYAPIPQLVRDKILEIGYDSSKKGFDGASCGVSVSIGAQSPDIAQGVDTAYESRVEGDEDELDKQGAGDQGLMFGYASDETPTLMPLPIFLAHRLSKRLSDVRKNGTIPYLRPDGKTQVTIEYDGDKAVRLDTVVISSQHASDIDLDSLLTPDIREFVVEVELKALLDEGIKLDTENYRLLVNPTGRFEIGGPMGDAGLTGRKIIIDTYGGMARHGGGAFSGKDPSKVDRSAAYAMRWVAKNVVAAGLAARCEVQVAYAIGKAEPVGLFVETFGTAKVDAEKIEKAIDDVFDLRPAAIIRDLDLLRPIYAQTAAYGHFGRELPDFTWERTDRVDALRKAAGL from the coding sequence GTGTCCCGTCGCCTGTTCACTTCGGAGTCTGTGACCGAAGGTCACCCCGACAAGATCGCTGACCAGATCAGCGACACCATTCTCGACGCCCTGCTGCGTGAGGACCCGACCTCCCGGGTCGCGGTCGAGACCCTGATCACGACCGGTCTGGTCCACGTGGCCGGTGAGGTCACGACCAAGGCCTACGCGCCGATCCCCCAGCTCGTGCGCGACAAGATCCTCGAGATCGGCTACGACTCCTCCAAGAAGGGCTTCGACGGCGCCTCCTGCGGCGTGTCGGTGTCCATCGGCGCGCAGTCCCCCGACATCGCCCAGGGTGTGGACACGGCGTACGAGTCCCGCGTCGAGGGTGACGAGGACGAGCTGGACAAGCAGGGCGCGGGCGACCAGGGCCTGATGTTCGGCTACGCCTCCGACGAGACGCCCACCCTGATGCCGCTGCCGATCTTCCTGGCGCACCGCCTGTCGAAGCGCCTGTCGGACGTCCGCAAGAACGGGACCATCCCCTACCTGCGCCCCGACGGCAAGACCCAGGTCACCATCGAGTACGACGGCGACAAGGCCGTCCGCCTCGACACGGTCGTCATCTCCTCGCAGCACGCGAGCGACATCGACCTGGACTCCCTGCTGACCCCCGACATCCGCGAGTTCGTCGTCGAGGTGGAGCTGAAGGCCCTGCTGGACGAGGGCATCAAGCTGGACACCGAGAACTACCGCCTGCTGGTGAACCCGACCGGCCGCTTCGAGATCGGCGGCCCGATGGGCGACGCCGGCCTCACCGGTCGCAAGATCATCATCGACACGTACGGCGGCATGGCCCGGCACGGCGGCGGCGCGTTCTCGGGCAAGGACCCGTCCAAGGTCGACCGCTCGGCCGCCTACGCGATGCGCTGGGTGGCGAAGAACGTGGTGGCGGCGGGTCTGGCGGCCCGCTGCGAGGTCCAGGTCGCCTACGCGATCGGCAAGGCCGAGCCGGTGGGCCTCTTCGTCGAGACCTTCGGTACCGCCAAGGTCGACGCCGAGAAGATCGAGAAGGCCATCGACGACGTCTTCGACCTCCGCCCGGCCGCGATCATCCGCGACCTCGACCTGCTGCGCCCGATCTACGCCCAGACCGCCGCGTACGGCCACTTCGGCCGCGAGCTCCCCGACTTCACGTGGGAGCGCACGGACCGCGTGGACGCGCTGCGGAAGGCCGCGGGGCTGTAA